From Metasolibacillus fluoroglycofenilyticus, one genomic window encodes:
- a CDS encoding SpoVR family protein produces MEKALQKAIDEITEVATGFGLDFFPMRYEICPADIIYTFGAYGMPTRFTHWSFGKQFHRMKLQYDLGLSQIYELVINSNPCYAFLLDTNTLTQNKLIIAHVLAHCDFFKNNVRFSNTRRDMVESMTATAERIAKYELLYGKDEVEQFLDAVLAIQEHIDPAIIRPQIVEEEKQEAPNIRSTPYDDLWHIDEPRQKPESPQKKKAFPPEPEKDLLIFIEQHSRELEDWQRDILTMMREEMLYFWPQLETKIMNEGWATYWHQRILRELDLTTAETLDYAKLNAGVVQPSKTSINPYYLGLKIFEDIEERYNKPTKEMQKRGIKPNSGREKIFEVREIDSDTSFLRNYLTKELVEREDLYVFAKEGNEYRITDKEYESISNQLVSMRVNGGFPYIVVVDGDFKRGGELYLKHCYEGMELDQQYLEEVLRYIYKLWGRPVHLETYVDGEIVMFSCRK; encoded by the coding sequence ATGGAAAAGGCGCTGCAAAAAGCGATTGACGAAATTACTGAGGTGGCAACTGGTTTTGGCTTAGATTTTTTCCCGATGCGCTATGAAATTTGCCCTGCAGATATTATTTATACATTTGGTGCTTACGGTATGCCTACACGTTTTACGCATTGGAGCTTTGGCAAGCAATTTCATCGCATGAAGCTACAATATGATTTAGGCTTAAGTCAAATTTACGAACTTGTTATTAATTCAAATCCTTGCTATGCATTTCTCCTTGATACGAATACATTAACGCAAAATAAATTAATTATTGCACATGTGCTAGCGCATTGCGATTTTTTCAAAAATAATGTGCGTTTTTCCAACACGCGCCGCGACATGGTGGAAAGTATGACCGCAACAGCAGAGCGCATTGCTAAGTATGAGCTGTTGTACGGTAAAGATGAGGTGGAACAGTTTTTAGATGCAGTGCTAGCGATTCAAGAGCATATTGACCCAGCTATTATCCGTCCGCAAATCGTAGAGGAAGAAAAACAGGAAGCCCCAAATATTCGCTCTACGCCATACGATGATTTATGGCATATCGACGAGCCACGTCAAAAGCCCGAGTCGCCACAAAAAAAGAAAGCATTCCCACCAGAGCCAGAAAAGGATTTGCTTATTTTTATTGAACAGCATAGTCGAGAGCTTGAGGATTGGCAGCGTGATATATTGACGATGATGCGGGAGGAAATGCTTTATTTTTGGCCACAGCTTGAAACGAAAATTATGAATGAGGGCTGGGCAACCTATTGGCATCAACGTATATTAAGAGAGCTAGATTTAACAACGGCGGAAACGCTAGATTATGCAAAATTGAATGCGGGCGTCGTACAGCCATCAAAAACATCGATTAATCCATACTACCTCGGTCTGAAAATTTTTGAGGATATTGAGGAGCGCTATAATAAACCGACAAAGGAGATGCAAAAGCGCGGTATTAAGCCGAACTCAGGACGGGAGAAAATATTTGAAGTGCGAGAAATCGACTCAGACACATCCTTTCTACGCAATTATTTAACAAAGGAGCTTGTGGAGCGAGAGGATTTATACGTATTTGCGAAAGAGGGCAACGAATATCGCATTACCGATAAAGAATATGAATCTATAAGCAATCAATTAGTATCGATGCGTGTCAACGGTGGCTTCCCATATATTGTTGTGGTGGATGGAGATTTTAAACGAGGTGGCGAGCTCTATTTAAAGCATTGTTATGAAGGGATGGAGCTAGACCAGCAATATTTAGAGGAAGTGCTACGTTATATTTATAAATTATGGGGGCGCCCAGTGCATTTAGAAACGTATGTTGATGGTGAGATTGTGATGTTCTCGTGTAGAAAATAG
- a CDS encoding ribonuclease J, with translation MTENTLAIYALGGMNEIGKNMYVIECEEDIFIIDCGAKFANNNLLGVDLIVPDITYLQQQHARIRALIVTHGHEDHIGGIPYVLQRLNVPIYASRFTLGLIELKLKEHKLLRDTQLIEIDENASLQFSSATISFFNINHSIPDCLGIVFQTAQGNIVHTGDFKFDFTPVNDKASDIHKMAAIGERGVLALISESTNAERPGMTPSEQLVGENLKDAFTKATNKIFVTTFASNVNRIQQIVEATIDTNRRLVLLGRSMVNVVSVAIERGYLRIPHRLLVDVREAQHLAPEQIVVLCTGSQGEPLAALARLANGRQRDLQVHQNDTVIFATSPIPGNEKNVSKIIDDLFYLGANVIYGSASTTGMHVSGHGYQEDLKLMLTLMKPKYLIPIHGEYRMLYKHRQLAQSVGVEAENIFILKNGEVVDFIQSTAQQTRLVHAGETYVDGVGTGEVENIVLRDRQQLAEDGMLVIVLTLDQENGQPLAAPDTISRGFVYAKNAEGLLLEINDLVLASIQPFKDINIRGMQHAIKKSVGQYLFTVTRKKPMILPIIIAV, from the coding sequence ATGACTGAAAATACACTAGCAATTTATGCTTTAGGCGGTATGAATGAAATTGGCAAAAACATGTATGTAATTGAATGTGAGGAAGATATTTTTATTATTGATTGCGGCGCTAAATTTGCGAATAATAATTTGTTAGGCGTGGATTTAATCGTTCCAGATATCACTTATTTACAGCAGCAGCATGCCCGTATTCGTGCACTGATTGTAACACATGGGCACGAGGATCATATTGGTGGAATTCCATATGTTTTACAAAGATTGAATGTGCCTATTTATGCGAGTCGTTTTACACTTGGCTTAATTGAATTGAAATTGAAGGAGCATAAGCTTTTACGGGACACACAGTTAATCGAAATTGATGAAAATGCAAGCCTGCAATTTTCATCAGCAACAATTAGCTTTTTTAACATAAACCATAGTATACCCGATTGCTTAGGCATTGTTTTTCAGACAGCACAAGGAAATATTGTGCATACGGGAGATTTTAAATTTGATTTCACGCCCGTCAACGATAAAGCGTCTGATATTCATAAAATGGCGGCTATTGGAGAACGAGGAGTACTGGCGCTTATTTCTGAAAGCACCAATGCAGAGCGCCCTGGTATGACACCATCCGAGCAGCTTGTAGGTGAAAATCTAAAAGATGCTTTCACGAAGGCGACAAATAAAATTTTCGTGACGACCTTTGCCTCCAACGTCAATCGGATACAGCAAATCGTTGAAGCAACGATTGACACAAATCGCAGGCTTGTCTTACTAGGGCGCAGTATGGTAAATGTCGTATCTGTCGCCATTGAGCGAGGTTATTTACGCATTCCACATCGCTTATTAGTCGATGTACGCGAGGCCCAGCACCTTGCTCCAGAGCAAATTGTCGTTTTATGTACTGGGAGTCAGGGCGAGCCACTTGCTGCACTTGCCCGTTTAGCTAATGGGCGACAGCGCGACTTGCAAGTGCACCAAAACGATACAGTTATTTTTGCAACTTCACCTATACCGGGAAATGAAAAAAATGTTTCTAAAATTATCGACGATTTATTTTATCTCGGTGCAAATGTTATTTACGGTTCAGCTAGCACAACAGGCATGCACGTTTCTGGACACGGCTATCAAGAAGATTTAAAGCTCATGCTGACACTTATGAAGCCTAAATATTTGATTCCGATACACGGGGAATATCGCATGCTTTACAAACACCGACAGTTAGCGCAATCAGTTGGTGTAGAGGCTGAAAATATTTTCATTTTGAAAAACGGAGAGGTTGTCGATTTTATACAATCCACTGCGCAGCAAACACGCCTTGTTCACGCTGGAGAAACATATGTGGATGGAGTAGGCACTGGAGAGGTTGAAAATATCGTCCTGCGCGATCGTCAGCAGCTAGCTGAAGATGGCATGCTCGTTATCGTCTTAACTCTTGATCAAGAAAACGGACAACCACTAGCTGCCCCTGACACGATTTCACGAGGCTTTGTTTATGCAAAAAATGCAGAGGGCCTACTGTTGGAAATAAACGACCTCGTCCTCGCATCTATTCAGCCATTTAAAGATATAAATATTAGAGGTATGCAGCACGCCATCAAAAAATCAGTTGGTCAATACCTTTTCACTGTAACACGTAAAAAACCAATGATTTTGCCAATTATTATTGCCGTTTGA
- a CDS encoding radical SAM/SPASM domain-containing protein, which translates to MKTFKKVYIEITSVCNLACSFCPPTARAKGLIKLEQFNKILDEIRPHTKYIYLHVKGEPLLHPRIDQLLDAAHEKGFKVNITTNGTLIKKNFHKLLGKPALRQINFSLHSFDGHEGSENREKYLGDILHFVREVQQHNVIISYRLWNLQKNEVPDIVARRNRETLEMLEREYHLDYLIEERVEPGKGIKIARNIYLNQDHEFRWPSLLAPEDDGKGFCHALRSHAAILVDGTVVPCCLDGEGVIDLGNIHETSFSDIVDSERANRIVEGFSRREAVEELCKKCGYRQKFG; encoded by the coding sequence ATGAAAACATTTAAAAAAGTGTATATCGAAATAACAAGCGTTTGCAATTTAGCCTGTAGCTTTTGCCCACCAACTGCAAGAGCAAAAGGCTTAATTAAATTAGAGCAATTTAATAAAATATTAGATGAAATTAGGCCACATACAAAATATATCTATTTACATGTCAAGGGAGAGCCATTACTTCACCCACGCATTGATCAGTTGCTTGATGCCGCACATGAAAAAGGCTTTAAAGTTAACATTACAACGAATGGCACACTCATAAAAAAAAATTTCCACAAGCTATTAGGGAAGCCTGCTTTGCGCCAAATTAATTTTTCCCTCCACAGTTTTGACGGTCATGAAGGTTCTGAAAATCGAGAAAAATATTTAGGTGATATTTTACATTTTGTACGTGAGGTTCAACAGCATAATGTCATCATCTCCTATCGATTATGGAATTTACAGAAAAATGAGGTTCCCGATATTGTGGCAAGAAGAAACCGAGAAACGTTAGAAATGCTTGAACGCGAATATCATTTAGACTATTTGATTGAGGAGCGTGTGGAGCCGGGGAAGGGTATAAAAATTGCACGCAATATTTATTTAAACCAAGACCATGAATTTAGGTGGCCAAGCCTTCTAGCACCAGAGGATGACGGTAAAGGCTTTTGCCATGCACTTCGTAGCCATGCTGCTATTTTAGTAGATGGGACAGTAGTTCCTTGTTGTCTAGACGGAGAGGGCGTTATTGATTTAGGAAATATCCATGAAACATCGTTTAGCGATATTGTCGATAGTGAGCGGGCGAATCGCATCGTAGAGGGTTTTTCTCGCCGTGAGGCAGTAGAGGAATTATGTAAAAAATGCGGTTATCGTCAAAAATTCGGTTGA
- a CDS encoding YunC family protein: MVAIEALHIKGHSFTAVTVYLPNTTLLTVSNDQGYIMCGALDITLLNERLAERKIIAGRAVGVKTIDQLLKAPLESVTYEAEKQGIVPGMTGEEALLKMI, from the coding sequence ATCGTCGCAATTGAAGCTTTGCATATTAAGGGACATTCTTTTACAGCAGTCACGGTTTATTTGCCAAACACAACTTTATTAACCGTGTCGAATGATCAGGGCTATATAATGTGTGGTGCGCTTGATATTACGTTATTAAATGAGCGTTTAGCCGAACGTAAAATTATTGCTGGACGCGCGGTCGGGGTAAAAACAATTGATCAATTGTTAAAGGCGCCCCTCGAATCCGTCACATATGAAGCAGAAAAACAGGGGATTGTACCCGGAATGACGGGAGAGGAAGCGCTATTAAAGATGATTTAA